The genome window GCGGCGCTGCTATCCCGCCTAATAGCGGGCCGCGTTGAGGGTCGAATTGACCTCGCGCCGGCCTTCCCGGCGGCGCTGCCCGAGGCGCTCCGCGGCCGCGCGGTGCGGCAGCTTTACGGCGAGCTAGCCGGCTCCAGGCGCGGCCTGGAACGCAAACACGTCGCGGCGACGCTGGCGTTGGCGAAGGGGGGCGCGGTCGACCTACCGAGGGGAGTCAAGGCGCGGCGCACGGCGGGCGGCGTGTACTTCCAGCGAACGAGGGCCGAGCCGGCGCTTCGGCATTGGTCGGCGGAAGTCGCGGTCCCCGGGCGTACGCTGGTAGCGCCGGCCGGCGTCGAAATCGACGCGGCGCTCGCACGGGCTCCGGCGGAGCTGCGAGGCCGCGGCCTGGCCGAAGTCTGGCTCGACGAACGCTTCGGCGCGGCGCCGCTGCTCGTTCGGGCCTGGCGCGACGGCGACCGCGTACGGCCCGCCGGCCTGGGCGGCACGAAAAAACTCCAAGACGTCTTCGTCGACGCGAAAGTGCCGGCGGAGGAAAAGCGGCGCCGACCGGTGGTTTGCGGGGTTTCGGGGATTCTGTGGGTACCGGGGCTCGTATTGGCGGAGGGGGCCGCGGCGGCGCCCGGCGAGCCGGCGGTCCACGTGCGATGGCTGCGGCGGGCGGGCCCCGTCGCCGGCCGGGAAAGGACCCGTTATGGATTACAAAAAAGACATAGATAAGGTCCTGTACGACCGGGACATCCTGGCGGAGCGCGTCGCCGAGGTGGGGCGGCAGGTAAAGGCCGATTACGCCGGCAAGGACCTCGTCGTAGTGACCGTGCTCAAGGGGGCGTTCGTCTTCGCCGCGGACCTCATCCGCGCCGTCGATTTGCCGATGGCGGTCGATTTCGCGGAGATAATAAGCTACGGCGAGGGCGCGGAGACCACCGAGGAGGTCGTGCTGACGAAGGACGTGGCCGTGAACGTCAAAGGCCGCGACGTCCTGGTGGTCGAGGACATCGTCGACACCGGCCTGACGACCGCGTTCCTGGTGGACCACCTGCGCATCCGCGAGCCGCGCAGCATCCATATCTGCGCGCTGCTCTACAAGCCGGCGATGCAGCGCGTCGAGGTCCCGCTCCGGTACGTCTGCTTCGAATTGGGCGACGTCTTCGCCGTCGGCTA of bacterium contains these proteins:
- the hpt gene encoding hypoxanthine phosphoribosyltransferase → MDYKKDIDKVLYDRDILAERVAEVGRQVKADYAGKDLVVVTVLKGAFVFAADLIRAVDLPMAVDFAEIISYGEGAETTEEVVLTKDVAVNVKGRDVLVVEDIVDTGLTTAFLVDHLRIREPRSIHICALLYKPAMQRVEVPLRYVCFELGDVFAVGYGLDYAGRYRNLPEIVTLKEPEHEE
- the tilS gene encoding tRNA lysidine(34) synthetase TilS, coding for MSAGFEDEVLAWCRREGLLPPGASALVAASGGPDSTALLHALNAPAAAERWRLGVAHLDHALRPESADDAAFVREQAASLGLPFFGARVDVPSHPAGVGRSTEEAGRLARRSFLKRAAREFGADAVALGHTVDDQAETVLLNLTRGAGTLGLAAMPPAAGIFVRPLLARSRADVLAYLGELGVPWREDPTNRDPSFLRNWFRLEVLPTLEARVPGVRASFAALAASARADEAALERRTAALLSRLIAGRVEGRIDLAPAFPAALPEALRGRAVRQLYGELAGSRRGLERKHVAATLALAKGGAVDLPRGVKARRTAGGVYFQRTRAEPALRHWSAEVAVPGRTLVAPAGVEIDAALARAPAELRGRGLAEVWLDERFGAAPLLVRAWRDGDRVRPAGLGGTKKLQDVFVDAKVPAEEKRRRPVVCGVSGILWVPGLVLAEGAAAAPGEPAVHVRWLRRAGPVAGRERTRYGLQKRHR